The nucleotide window GCGGACTACACCATCGCCGCCACGCTCGACACCACGGCCAAGACGGTGACGGGCACCGAGACCATCCGCTACCACAACAGCTCGCCGTCCACGCTGCGCTTCGTGTGGCTGCAGGTGGACCAGAACATCTACCGCCCCGGCAGCGCGGGCTCGTACCTCAACTCCGGCGACGCGCGCTGGGGCGCCCGTGATTTTCCGGGCGGGCTGAACCTGAGCTACGCCCGCGCGGGCGGCGCCACCGTCACCCCGTTCGTGAACGGGACGATGATGCGCGTGGACCTGCCGCAGCCGCTGGCGCCCGGCGGCACCGTGGCGCTGGACTTCGGGTGGTCGTTCATGGTGCCCGAGCACGGCTCCGACCGCATGGGCCGCCAGGGCAGCCTGTACCAGATCGCGCAGTGGTTCCCGCGCATGGCCGTGTTCGACGACGTGCACGGCTGGAACACCGATCCGTACCTGGGCCAGGGCGAGTTCTACCGCGAGTACGGCGACTACGACGTGGCCGTGACCGTGCCCGCCGGCTACATCGTCGCCGCCACGGGCCTGCTCCAGAACCCCGCCGAGGTGCTGACCGCCGCGCAGCGCGAGCGCCTGGCCCGCGCGGCGCACAGTGCGCAGCAGGTCGCCATCGTCACGGCCGACGAGGTGGGCGGCGCGTCCACCCGTCCGCGCACGAACGGGACGATGACGTGGCGCTTCCACGCCACCAACGTGCACGACTTCGCGTGGGCGGGCTCGCCGCGCTTCCGGTGGGATTCGGAGAACGTGGACGGCGTGCAGTGCCACTCGTACTACCAGCCCGAGGCGGTGCAGTGGGTCACCGCGGCGGACATGACGTGCTTCTCCATCCGCGACTTCTCCACGCGCTGGTTCAAGTATCCTTGGCCGCAGGCCACCAGCGTGGCGGGCCCCGTGGGCGGCATGGAGTACCCGATGTTCGTGATGGTGCACGCGGGCGGCACCGAGGGCAGCGTGTTCGGCACCATTGCCCACGAGCACGGGCACGAGTGGTTCCCCATGATCGTGTCGTCCAACGAGCGGCGGTACGCGTGGATGGACGAGGGCTTCAACACCTTCATCGACCAGTTCGTCAACGCCGCCCGCTATGGCGACGCGGACAAGAACAACGCCGGCCCCGGCTTCCTGCGCGGGCGCTACGAGGCGCTGGTGGCGCAGGGCGGCGACGTGCCGCTGATGACCCCGGCCGACCGCGTGCCTCCCGCGGCGCTGGGCGTGACCGCGTACCGCAAGCCGGCCATGGTGCTCAACCTGCTGCGCGACAACGTGGTGGGCCCCGAGGCGTTCGACGCCGGCTTCCGCGAGTACGTGCGCCGCTGGGCGTTCAAGCACCCCACGCCGGCAGACTTCTTCCGGACCATGGAGAACGTGACCGGCCGCGACCTGAGCTGGTTCTGGCGGGAGTGGATGTACAGCACCGACGTGCTGGACCAGGCCGTCGCCAACGTGACGCAGACCAGGACCGACGCGGGCGCCTACAACGTGTCGGTGGACCTGGTGAGCAACACGCGCGTGGTGATGCCCACGCGGCTTCTCCTCACGCTGGCGAACGGGCAGACGCGCACGGCGGACCTGCCGGTGGAGATATGGTTCGGCGGGCCGCGCTACACGTACCGCGTGCAGACGCCCGCGCAGGTCACGGGCGTGATGATCGACCCGCAGAACACCCTGCCGGACCAGAACCGCGGCAACAACGCCTGGGGCACCGCCCGCCCCTGACCGGCGGGTCCGACATCGGCAGTCCCTGAGATGTAGAAGGGTCCAGGCTCGATTCGAAGCCTGGACCCTTCTTCTTTCGCGCGCGTGTCCCGATTCGCACTCCATCTGTCGCGATCCGCTCCACCGCATCCGAGCGATCCATCCCAGCATCTGACGATGCGCATCCGATGGCCGGTCGATGCAGAAACCGCCGCTACGCGTCCATCGCTCCCTGTATCGTTTGCGTCGGCTCGCCGAGGCGGGCGAGGGCGTCGGCGGCCATGCGGGTGTGCGGGTGGTCGGCGCCGCCGGTTTCGGTGAAGACTGCGAGGGCGCGGCGCAGGTAGCCGGCGGCATCGTCGCGTTCACCAAGCTCCGCGAGGACGCTTCCCAGCCGGTAGAGGTCGCGGCCCAGGCTGGGGTGTGTGGTGCCGTACGCGGCGGTGTCCACCTCCAGGGCGCGGGCGTACTGGTCGCGCGCGCCGGGCAGGTCGCCCATCTCCTGGAGCGTGGTGCCCAGGTTGTTCAGGATGGTCGCCACGAACGCGTGCTCCGGCCCGAAGATGCGCAGCCCCAGCTCCGCCGCGCGCCGGAAGGTCGCCAGCGCCTCGTCGCGCCGGCCCACGTGCTTGAGCAGCGAGCCCACGTTGTTGATCTGCAGCAGCGTGTGCCGGTGCTCCGGCCCCAGCGTCGCCGCGCAGATGTCGTGCTCCCGCTGCGCGCACGCCAGCACGCCCTCCCAATCGCCGCCCACGTGCAGGTGCGCGTTGAGCGCGCGGACCGCGTCCAGGGTCTGCCGCGAGTTGGGCCCGTGCTCCGCCTCCGCGTCGCGCACCGCCTGCTCCAGCGCGCCCCGTTGCTCGTCCATGTCGTTCGGGAGATGTGAGAAGGGCGATGCGCCGCGGATGATGCCGCACAGCACCTGGGGATCGGGAGATGGCGAGCTGAAATCCGCCGCGGATGCGGTGGCGGGCTATCTACGGGCCGGTGGATACCCTTCGATCCACGCGCGATGATGATGCAGGGCCGGTCGCGTCATCCGCCGTCCTCGCTCTCCGCGGCGATTCGCAGCGCGCGCAGCATCTCCCGGCGGATGAGGCCGCTGAACGGGCCGATGAACCGCCAGTAGCGCCGGAAGCTGCGCCGGGCCTCATCGTCCGTGCACAGCACGCGCGTCTCCGTCGCCAGGCGGACGCCGCCCGGCTCCGGCGCGAGCGAGAAGTTCCAGGCGGCGCGCGCGTAGCCCGGCCGGTCGAACGCCCGGAACTCGTCCGGACTGACGCGAACACATCCCCCGTCCGCAGTCCAGAACCGGCCGACGAGACCTAGAAGCAGCTCCTCGCCGGGACGCTCATCCAGCACCACGAACCCGCTCGCAACCAGTCTGTCGAGGCTCATCCCGCTTCCGCGCGCCTCGCCACGTCCGGCTGCCCGCCGCCGGGACAGCCGACTAGGAAGCGAGCGCAACGCGAGCAGACTGCGGATCACCGGCGAGCGGCCCACGTCCAGCCTCCGCGCCGCGGCGTACACCCGCTCCGCCGGTGCGCGAATCACCGTCGAGTGCCGCTCCACCTCGTCCCACGCGGGCATCCACGCATCCAGCAGCGTCCCCGCGCCCGCAACGGCCGCGCTCACGCGAGCCTCGCGGCGGCGTCTGCTGCGCGGCGCGCGGGGGCACGTGTGACAGCCAGGTGCGGTGGCATCTGCTTTTCGCTTGCTTCTGAAGATGCGCGGCGGGTGTACCGCTCGGGCGCGGCGCATCTCCGGCATGCCCCCGTGGAGCGCCGGGGCGGACACGGGATCGCCGACCCTCCGCAATATCCGGCGGATGCGCAGCGGCTGCAACGGCCGCGTCGCGGGCGGATGCAGCGACGGCCCGCTGCGGGGAACGCGGCGGGCCGTTCTTCTACTCCATCGAACCGAGCCGTCAGAGGCCCAGGTCGTTGCGCACCGGGGTGTCGAAGTGGCCGTTCGTGATGGTGAACGTGCTTCCCGCCACCGCCTGGCCGTTCGTGTCCACCCGCACGCCCGTGCCGCTGAACGTGCCGGTCACGCGGGTGGACGAGACGGTGGAGACGACGACCGTGCCGGAGGTCAGCACGTAGTCCGTATCCACCGTGTTCAGCGTGGTGTTCAGGCCGAACAGCATCTCCACGCCGGCGCACGTCGCCGCCGTGGCGCAGACGGTCACGGTGGTGGGGCCGGTCGTCGCCGGCAGGTCGATGAACACCGCGTCGGTCCGCGGCACCCCTCCCGGCCGGAACGCGCCGATGGAGATGAACGTGCCGCCGCCGCTCGCCGCCTGGGTCAGCGCCGCCGCGAACTGGCCGGAGGGCACGCCGCCCACCAGCCTGGCGACGCCGCTCACCGAGTAGGTGCCGGTCACGTCGCCGGCATAGCTGAAGTCCAGCGAGCCCGACTCGTTGCTGGTGCTGCCGGTGGAGTCGCTGCTGCACGCGCCGGCGAGCAGGGCGACGACGGGAAGGACGAGGATGCCGCGTTTCAGTGCTCGCATGTCCGTGGCGGGTGCGGGGGGTTTGGCGGCGGCGGCAAGGCAGGCGCGCGCGGCACCCACACCCGGTCGTCGGCGGAATCATCTCCATCTGCGGGATGGATAGCGCGCAAGAACGGTTCCGTCATCCCGCAATCCCGCGGCCGCGAGCGGCCGGTGAGTGCTGCCCACCCACGCATCTCCGCACGGCATCGTGAGATGCTGCTCATCTCCCGTCTCGCCCGCCCGCTTGGACGGTGGACGATGCAACCGGGCCGCGCGTTACGACGACGATCCGCAGCTGTCGAAGCCGCCGATTGGCCGTCGGGGCGGACACGGCAGGCGGCACCGCCCTTGCGCACGCGGGGCGGACGCGTATCCTGGGGCGACCCCACGCCCCTTCCCGGCCCCGAGAGCGGTGCATGCCCAAGACGATGGAAACCCCCCTGCGCGAGCTGGCCGCGCGCCTGGACCCGCGGCGCATGGAGCACGGCGTGCCGCTGGCCCCTTACACCACCTTCAAGATCGGCGGCCCGGCCGACGTGCTGTACCGCGCCCGCACGCCCGACGAGCTGGCGCAGGCGATTCTGGCCGCGCGCGAGCTGGAGGTGCCGTTCTTCCTGCTTGGGATGGGCGCCAACATCCTGGTGAGCGACAAGGGCGTGCGGGGCCTGGTGATCAAGAACGAGGTGGAGGGCATCGAGTTCCTGGACGGTTCGCGCGTGCGGGCCGGCAGCGGCGCCCGCATCTACCACGAGCTCATCCAGGCCACCGTGGCGCGCGGGCTGGGCGGGCTGCACCACTTCGTGGGGATCCCCAGCACGGTGGGCGGCGCCATCTGGCAGAACCTGCACTTCCTGTCGCCGCCGCCGGAGCGCGAGCGAACCGTCTTCATCGAGGAGGTCGTGGAGTCTGCCACCATCCTCACCGCCGAGGGCGAGGTGCGGACGGTGGACCGCGACTACTTCGACTTCGGGTACGACTACAGCACGCTGCACGACCGGCCGGACGTGGTGCTGGACGTCACCTTCCGCCTCGTCCCCCAGCCGCGCGAGGAGCTGCGCGAGGTGATCCGCGAGAACCTGCAGTGGCGCGACGACCGGCACCCGGACCTGTGGCTGTACCCCAGCGCCGGCTCCATCTTCCAGAAGCTCGAGGGCGTGGGCGCCGGCCGCCTGGTGGACCAGTGCGGGCTGAAGGGGCACGTGCTGGGCAACGCGCAGTTCTTTCACAAGCACGCGAACATCATCGTCAACCTCGGCGGCGCCACCTCGGCCGACGTGCGCGCGCTGATCGAGCTGGCGCAGACCACCGTGAAGCGCGAGCTGGGCTACGACCTGAAGACCGAGATCGGCATGGTCGGGAAATTCTGAACGGGGGGCCAAGACGAGAGCCATAGGCCCGGCGGTTGCCGGCATGAAAAAACGGAGCGCCGTCCGGGGGGACGGCGCTCCGTTTTCGGCTCCGTGAGGCGGAGCTCAGGCGACGCGCGAGACGTTCTCGGCGGCGGGGCCCTTCTCGCCCTGGACGAGGTCGAACTCCACGCGGTCACCCTCGGCGAGCGACTTGAAGCCGCTGCCGGCGATGCCGGAGTAGTGGACGAAGCAGTCCTTCTGGCCGTCCTCGGGCGTGATGAAGCCGAAGCCCTTGGCGTCGTTGAACCACTTCACGGTGCCGGTCGTACGCATACTGAACTCCCTGTGATGGATGCTGTCGCGGGCTCGCGTGCTCCCGCGGCGGGTTGCGCGTGGGTTTCGAAAATCTGCCCCCCACGTAGGGCATTTCCCTCAACTGCTTCGTGTGCTTGGAGATGGCTGGCCGCGAACGTCAGTCTCGCGTGCCGGGCCTATGCGCGAACGTGCCGGTGCCGCGAGGGCGGGGCGGGTGCGCCTGGGTCTGTGCGTACGGGGGATTCGTGGTCGAGCTGGACGGCCGCGGCTGAAGCTTGGGATGCACGCCGGCGCCTATGGGGCGGCCGAGCGGCGGGTCCAGCAGGGTAAGAATCGGTTGGAGCGCCAAGGTAAGCCGCGTTTCATGGCGTGTCAAGAATTCTCGTCGGCTTCCGTCCTGTCCGGCGTCGCGTGCTTCCCATCGCATCTCCAGCCCGCCGTTCCTCAACCCGTAGCTGGATGATTTTCGAGGCTGGAGACCGGATCGCGACGCAGTTATCTTTCGGCGTTTCTACGGTGCTCCACGGTGATTAGCTTCCGCGCTGGATGGCGCGGACGGGGAGGTCGTAGATGGTGCCGCAGCCGCGGCGCTGGCACTGGTACGTGGCGATTCGCATGGCGTCCGGCTCACCGCGGAGGGCGGACGCGAGCTCCTGGCTCACGCGCATAGCCGGCCGCGAGCCGCAGCGGGGGCAAGAAACTTCCAGGCGGAGCAGTTTTCCTCGTATCGTCGGGGGATCGCCCGTGCTTGGCGGACTGCCATCTCCAGATTCGTTGCAAACGTTGTTAGCGGAAGTCGGAGCCGAGACGGAGATGGGTACAGTCACACGCGATGAATTCATCGTCACAGCGCCTTCTTTGTTGAACTGGGATGCAGATCCATCAAAGTTGCTGCCCTTCTCGATTCGCCACAGCCGAACGGCTTCTGCGACGAATATAACAATTACAGCAGCCGGTGCAATCTGCCATTCTGTGCTGTTTGTGGGGGCCCGGCTATCGGTCGATACGCGGGGGAAGCCTTCTTCGGGGAGGGTTGCTATGGGACCGGACGATGACAGCACGGTGATGGGGGAAGCGATGCGGCTGGTGGAGGAGGCGAGGCGTGTGGACGCCGGGTACGCCGGTTCCACATCGCCGCTGCGCACCGACCAGCTCGCCGGGCTGATGCGAAACAGCGGGTGCCACGTGGAGGTCTTCCCCTTCCGGTCCAGCCTGGGCGCCATGGCGCTTCCGCGGTATGCGGGGCTCTACCCGGTGTTCGTGAACAGCGCCGCGGACCGTACGGAGCGTGTGTTCGCCCTGCGCCACGAGTTGGCCCACGTGCTGGCCGGCGACGTGGACGAGCCGCTGTACCTGGCCGACGACGGCTACACGTCGCTCCAGGAGCGCGTGGCCGACCTGTTCGCGCTCGCGGACCTGGTCCCCGGCTGGTGGATGCGCTGGATATCGGAAGATGCGAACAGGTTCGAGAGCGAGGTCGCCCGCGCGGTCACGGACTTCGCGGAGGGCTGGCCTTCCGAGCGCATCGCGGACCGCGCGCGCCTGCGCATCGCCCTGTTCCGCGCCTGCGGGACGTGAGCCGGCCCGATCCCGCATCGCCGCGTCAAAGTCGTGCAGCGGCGAAGCGCGCGGAGCAGCTTCAGTTCGGGAGATGAGAGGCTTGCGGCGGAATCTCTTGCGCGGACTTGGGAGAATCGCCTACGTTCACACTTGTGACGTATGATGCGAGTTCAATCACACCTGAGGCGAACGTGGAGATGCGACGAGCACGGATACGCCCGGCGGGGCGGCGATGACGGACGCGCGGCGGGCGGTGGGACGGCGGCTGCGCGAGGTGCGCGAGAAACTGGGATGGACCCGGCCCGAGTTGGCGGAGCGCTTGGGCGTGCACTCCGGCTCCATCGCACGGTGGGAGACGGGCGGCGCCATCCCGCATCCGTACCAGATGGAACGCATCGCGGAGTTCGGAGGGACGACGGCGGAGTGGCTGCGCACGGGCGGTGAGGATGCGACGGCTGCCACCGGGCTGCGCCACGACTCATTCGCCGCCGGCGACACGTCCGGCGAGGATGTGTTCGCATCGTTCGAGGCGACGGCCCGGTTCCTGGGCGGCATCGGCGCG belongs to Longimicrobiaceae bacterium and includes:
- a CDS encoding M1 family metallopeptidase, encoding MTSRRTFAALAAALALAAPVHAQMMGAPADTSAFRPLELPAPNDYRTAAGEPGPRYWQQRADYTIAATLDTTAKTVTGTETIRYHNSSPSTLRFVWLQVDQNIYRPGSAGSYLNSGDARWGARDFPGGLNLSYARAGGATVTPFVNGTMMRVDLPQPLAPGGTVALDFGWSFMVPEHGSDRMGRQGSLYQIAQWFPRMAVFDDVHGWNTDPYLGQGEFYREYGDYDVAVTVPAGYIVAATGLLQNPAEVLTAAQRERLARAAHSAQQVAIVTADEVGGASTRPRTNGTMTWRFHATNVHDFAWAGSPRFRWDSENVDGVQCHSYYQPEAVQWVTAADMTCFSIRDFSTRWFKYPWPQATSVAGPVGGMEYPMFVMVHAGGTEGSVFGTIAHEHGHEWFPMIVSSNERRYAWMDEGFNTFIDQFVNAARYGDADKNNAGPGFLRGRYEALVAQGGDVPLMTPADRVPPAALGVTAYRKPAMVLNLLRDNVVGPEAFDAGFREYVRRWAFKHPTPADFFRTMENVTGRDLSWFWREWMYSTDVLDQAVANVTQTRTDAGAYNVSVDLVSNTRVVMPTRLLLTLANGQTRTADLPVEIWFGGPRYTYRVQTPAQVTGVMIDPQNTLPDQNRGNNAWGTARP
- a CDS encoding tetratricopeptide repeat protein, producing MDEQRGALEQAVRDAEAEHGPNSRQTLDAVRALNAHLHVGGDWEGVLACAQREHDICAATLGPEHRHTLLQINNVGSLLKHVGRRDEALATFRRAAELGLRIFGPEHAFVATILNNLGTTLQEMGDLPGARDQYARALEVDTAAYGTTHPSLGRDLYRLGSVLAELGERDDAAGYLRRALAVFTETGGADHPHTRMAADALARLGEPTQTIQGAMDA
- the murB gene encoding UDP-N-acetylmuramate dehydrogenase yields the protein MPKTMETPLRELAARLDPRRMEHGVPLAPYTTFKIGGPADVLYRARTPDELAQAILAARELEVPFFLLGMGANILVSDKGVRGLVIKNEVEGIEFLDGSRVRAGSGARIYHELIQATVARGLGGLHHFVGIPSTVGGAIWQNLHFLSPPPERERTVFIEEVVESATILTAEGEVRTVDRDYFDFGYDYSTLHDRPDVVLDVTFRLVPQPREELREVIRENLQWRDDRHPDLWLYPSAGSIFQKLEGVGAGRLVDQCGLKGHVLGNAQFFHKHANIIVNLGGATSADVRALIELAQTTVKRELGYDLKTEIGMVGKF
- a CDS encoding cold-shock protein codes for the protein MRTTGTVKWFNDAKGFGFITPEDGQKDCFVHYSGIAGSGFKSLAEGDRVEFDLVQGEKGPAAENVSRVA
- a CDS encoding ImmA/IrrE family metallo-endopeptidase, whose protein sequence is MGPDDDSTVMGEAMRLVEEARRVDAGYAGSTSPLRTDQLAGLMRNSGCHVEVFPFRSSLGAMALPRYAGLYPVFVNSAADRTERVFALRHELAHVLAGDVDEPLYLADDGYTSLQERVADLFALADLVPGWWMRWISEDANRFESEVARAVTDFAEGWPSERIADRARLRIALFRACGT
- a CDS encoding helix-turn-helix transcriptional regulator encodes the protein MTDARRAVGRRLREVREKLGWTRPELAERLGVHSGSIARWETGGAIPHPYQMERIAEFGGTTAEWLRTGGEDATAATGLRHDSFAAGDTSGEDVFASFEATARFLGGIGAPGEERARKLDALEGLRRMLTARGLLPGWWYDLREKVERGAV